A region of Pempheris klunzingeri isolate RE-2024b chromosome 15, fPemKlu1.hap1, whole genome shotgun sequence DNA encodes the following proteins:
- the LOC139214793 gene encoding leptin receptor gene-related protein — MAGIKALVGLSFSGAIGLTFLLLGCALEQYGVYWPLFVLIFYILSPIPTFISRRLSDDTDSSSNACRELAYFLTTGIVVSSFGLPIVLARRSTIQWGACGLVMTGNAVIFLTILGFFVVFGGGDDFSWEQW; from the exons ATGGCCGGCATTAAAG CACTGGTCGGTTTGTCCTTCAGTGGTGCCATCGGACTCACATTTCTTCTGCTGGGCTGTGCACTGGAGCAGTACGG GGTTTACTGGCCGCTGTTTGTCctgattttctacattttgagcCCCATCCCGACCTTCATATCCCGACGCCTCAGCGATGACACCGACTCCTCCAGCAATGCGTGCAGAGAGCTGGCGTACTTCTTAACAACCGGCATCGTGGTATCATCTTTCGGGCTTCCCATTGTGCTAGCTCGCCGTAGCACA ATCCAGTGGGGTGCCTGCGGCTTGGTTATGACAGGAAACGCTGTCATCTTCCTCACCATTCTTGGCTTTTTTGTAGTGTTTGGAGGTGGGGATGACTTCAGCTGGGAGCAGTGGTAG
- the LOC139213946 gene encoding phosphoglucomutase-1-like — protein sequence MDDSPLQVLTVPTAPYPDQRPGTSGLRKKVHVFQTRRNYLHNFIQSIFSSIDLRDRQGSTVVVGGDGRFFNQTAIEVIVQMAAANGVGRLIIGHHGIMSTPAISCVIRKYKAIGGIILTASHNPGGPAGDFGIKFNTANGGPAKEAVTNKIFQISRTIEEFAICPGLQVDLTTLGKQMFDLENKFKPFTVEIVDSVESYANMLRNIFDFAALKELLSGENHIRIRLDAMHGVLGPYVRRIFCEELGCPANSAINCVPLEDFGGQHPDPNLTYAADLVDSMRDGHYDFGAAFDGDGDRNMILGKHGFFVTPPDSVAVIADNIFCIPYFQHTGVRGFARSMPTSAALDRVAKATKIELYETPTGWKFFGNLMDAGRLSLCGEESFGTGGDHIREKDGLWAVLAWLSILATRRQSVEDILKDHWLKYGRNYFTRYDYESVDIDAACEMMEDLEVLIAEKSFIKQRFAVEDKIYQVEKADNFEYTDPVDSTITRNQGLRIIFSDGSRIIYRLSGTGSDGATVRIYIDSYEKEQIFEDTQVMLAPLATIAVKISQLHHRTGRSGPSVIT from the exons ATGGACGACAGTCCTCTGCAGGTGTTGACTGTCCCCACGGCCCCCTACCCCGACCAGAGACCCGGCACCAGCGGCCTGAGGAAAAAGGTCCATGTGTTCCAGACCAGGAGGAACTACCTTCACAACTTCATCCAGAGTATCTTCTCCTCTATTGACCTACGTGACCGGCAGGGATCAacagtggtggtggggggagaCGGTCGCTTCTTTAACCAAACAGCTATTGAGGTCATTGTGCAGATGGCAGCTGCCAACGGG GTGGGTCGCCTGATCATCGGACACCACGGGATAATGTCCACACCCGCCATCTCCTGTGTGATCAGGAAATACAAAGCCATCGGTGGCATCATCCTCACTGCCAGCCACAACCCCGGTGGGCCTGCTGGAGACTTTGGCATTAAGTTCAATACTGCAAATGGAG GCCCAGCCAAGGAGGCTGTCACAAACAAGATCTTTCAGATCAGCAGGACCATTGAGGAGTTTGCCATCTGCCCTGGACTGCAAGTGGATCTGACAACGCTGGGCAAACAGATGTTTGATCTGGAGAACAAGTTCAAACCCTTCACAG TGGAAATTGTGGACTCTGTGGAATCCTACGCTAATATGCTGAGGAACATCTTTGACTTTGCTGCACTGAAGGAGCTTTTATCTGGTGAAAACCACATCAGGATAAGGCTCGATGCCATGCACGGAG TGCTTGGGCCGTATGTGAGGAGAATCTTCTGCGAGGAGCTCGGCTGCCCTGCCAACTCTGCCATCAACTGTGTCCCATTGGAGGATTTTGGGGGTCAACACCCAGATCCTAACCTCACCTACGCTGCAGACCTGGTTGACAGCATGAGAGACGGACACTATGATTTTGGTGCAGCATTTGATGGTGATGGG GACCGAAACATGATCCTTGGTAAGCACGGCTTCTTCGTCACCCCACCTGACTCTGTGGCTGTCATCGCTGACAACATCTTCTGCATCCCGTACTTCCAGCATACCGGAGTGAGAGGCTTCGCCCGCAGCATGCCCACAAGTGCAGCCTTAGATCG AGTAGCCAAGGCAACTAAAATAGAGTTATATGAAACTCCCACTGGGTGGAAATTCTTTGGGAACCTAATGGATGCAGGCAGACTGTCTTTGTGCGGAGAGGAGAGCTTTGGTACAG GTGGAGACCATATTCGTGAGAAGGATGGGCTTTGGGCCGTGCTGGCATGGCTGTCCATCCTGGCCACCAGACGGCAGAGCGTGGAGGATATTCTTAAGGACCACTGGCTGAAATATGGAAGAAATTACTTCACCAG ATATGACTATGAGAGTGTAGACATAGATGCAGCCTGTGAGATGATGGAGGATTTAGAGGTTCTGATCGCTGAGAAGTCCTTCATAAAACAGAGGTTTGCTGTGGAGGACAAAATCTACCAGGTGGAAAAAGCAGACAACTTTGAGTACACAGACCCAGTGGACAGCACCATCACCAGGAACCAG ggTCTGCGGATAATCTTCTCTGATGGCTCTCGGATCATCTACAGACTCAGTGGGACAGGTAGTGACGGGGCCACAGTCCGAATCTACATTGACAGCTATGAGAAGGAGCAAATCTTTGAAGACACACAG GTGATGCTGGCACCCCTGGCAACCATCGCTGTGAAGATTTCCCAGCTCCATCACAGGACAGGTCGAAGCGGCCCATCAGTCATCACATGA